The DNA region GCACCCGCTTTCCCTTCTGCGGTGACTGATGATACAGCGTGATCTCCAGCAGTGTTCCCATAACATAATGGATCTCTCGTAGAGGTATCGGCACCGGTTCTAAAATCCTCCTCACCCTCGCCCTCTCCGCACCCAAGGGGTACCCGGGGGCGAGGGGAAGTAAAGAAGACTCCTCTCCCCCAACTAGGGGAGAGAATGAAGGTGAGGGGGCGTAGGCTTTCATGCTCATGGTCGATTGGACCCATTGAGGAGGACGAGTTGGGCCAAGGCCAGAACTTTTCTGACTCCTCGGCTGATCGACTGGACCGAGAGGGTAGCTCCAGCGATATTGACAATATCTCGATAGGGAGCGAGTGGTGCGGCGAGGTCTTTCTCATGATACTGGCGCATGAAACGCCGGTCCCGGACCTCTGCTCCGTAGATCTCGCGATAGACCATCAGGGCGACATCCTTGACCTTACCGTCAGGTGTGATGCCGACAATGAACGTGATGGGTCGGTGCTTACCGATCTCTTCGGTGATGACGGCAAAGCCGAGGTGCTCACCGTTCCGACGCGCCAGGTAGGTGACATAGGCATCTTCCCAGATGGAGGGTCGCGTGCGGCCGAGGAGGGCTTTCATCTTTTCCCGCAGGGCCTCTGTTGACGGGATGACCTTCTTTTCGAACTGGGTCGCCTCTGGAAAGACCGCCCTGGGGGCTTCCTCCTCAGAAAGAAACACCCCCTCCTGTGCGTTGACCAGGTCCGGGACTAGGGCCAGGAGGGCTGGCGTGA from Candidatus Methylomirabilota bacterium includes:
- a CDS encoding FMN-binding protein, whose amino-acid sequence is MLSRRHFLTSLLTPALLALVPDLVNAQEGVFLSEEEAPRAVFPEATQFEKKVIPSTEALREKMKALLGRTRPSIWEDAYVTYLARRNGEHLGFAVITEEIGKHRPITFIVGITPDGKVKDVALMVYREIYGAEVRDRRFMRQYHEKDLAAPLAPYRDIVNIAGATLSVQSISRGVRKVLALAQLVLLNGSNRP